In Akkermansia muciniphila, one DNA window encodes the following:
- a CDS encoding ribonuclease H-like domain-containing protein, with protein sequence MRDIVYFDLETRHSAAEVGGWHNTAEMRLSVGVTYSTASGKYTIYSEEMVDDLIRQLSQADLVVGYNHEHFDYGVLQRYTMWNMIDITNNLDLCKDIEQRGGVRVKLDSVAAASIGSSKTAVGTQALKWWAEYVQTGNTELLMDIARYCCFDVKVTRDVHWYGAEHGFIRYDDKKGGQVELPVDWKL encoded by the coding sequence ATGAGAGACATCGTGTATTTTGATTTGGAAACCCGTCATTCCGCGGCGGAGGTGGGCGGCTGGCACAATACGGCCGAGATGCGCCTTTCCGTGGGTGTGACTTATTCCACGGCTTCCGGAAAATATACGATTTATTCCGAGGAAATGGTGGATGATCTCATCCGGCAGCTTTCCCAGGCCGACCTGGTGGTGGGTTACAACCACGAGCATTTCGACTATGGCGTGTTGCAGCGTTATACGATGTGGAACATGATTGATATCACGAACAACCTTGATTTGTGCAAGGACATCGAACAGCGCGGGGGAGTGCGCGTCAAGCTGGATTCCGTGGCGGCCGCCTCCATCGGTTCTTCAAAAACGGCCGTGGGCACCCAGGCTCTCAAATGGTGGGCGGAATATGTGCAGACGGGCAATACGGAGCTTTTAATGGATATAGCCCGTTATTGCTGTTTTGACGTGAAGGTGACGAGGGATGTGCACTGGTACGGTGCGGAGCACGGTTTCATCCGTTATGATGATAAAAAGGGCGGCCAGGTGGAATTGCCCGTAGATTGGAAGTTGTAA
- the smpB gene encoding SsrA-binding protein SmpB, with protein sequence MSSDISTNKKARRDYEILDTYECGMELKGTEVKSIRAGKVNIADSFARVENGQMLLYGCDIQPWETAGEFFQHQARRPRRLLLHKREIFKLEQQTSQKGCSLVALKLYWKNGKVKLALGLGKGKTHRDQRYDLKARVEMREAQREVARINRR encoded by the coding sequence ATGAGCTCCGACATTTCCACCAACAAAAAAGCCCGCCGGGATTACGAAATTCTGGACACCTACGAATGCGGCATGGAACTCAAGGGCACGGAAGTCAAGTCCATCCGCGCCGGCAAGGTGAACATTGCCGATTCCTTCGCCAGGGTGGAAAACGGCCAGATGCTCCTGTACGGCTGCGACATCCAGCCCTGGGAGACAGCAGGAGAATTCTTCCAGCACCAGGCGCGCCGCCCCCGCCGTCTTCTTCTCCATAAACGGGAAATCTTCAAACTGGAGCAGCAGACTTCCCAGAAAGGCTGCTCCCTGGTGGCCCTCAAGCTGTACTGGAAAAACGGCAAGGTGAAACTGGCTCTTGGCCTGGGCAAGGGCAAAACTCACCGCGACCAGCGCTACGATTTGAAAGCCCGCGTGGAAATGCGCGAAGCCCAGCGGGAAGTGGCCCGCATCAACCGCCGGTAA
- a CDS encoding DNA-directed RNA polymerase subunit omega, which produces MKAELVEQASKIISEPQMLINVVSRRVAQLNNGRAPLVPTTPHMGNANIALTEIIEGKLVYHAESGDLQEDNQ; this is translated from the coding sequence ATGAAAGCCGAACTCGTCGAACAAGCCTCCAAAATCATTTCCGAGCCCCAGATGCTGATCAACGTGGTCTCCCGCCGCGTTGCCCAGCTTAATAATGGCCGCGCTCCGCTGGTACCCACCACGCCCCATATGGGCAACGCGAACATTGCCCTGACGGAGATCATTGAAGGCAAGCTCGTCTATCATGCGGAATCCGGCGACCTCCAGGAAGACAACCAATAA
- a CDS encoding pseudouridine synthase: MILAFNKPYGVLSQFTKEAPHHRTLAEFGFPPGVYPVGRLDADSEGLLLLSDEKGLADRLLNPSGRHPRTYWSQVEGTPSETDLRPLELGGLRIRGHCTLPCRARLMRREPDVPPRIPPVRYRASIPTSWLELTLVEGKNRQVRRMTAAIGFPTLRLLRARIGNFSLSGLKPGAWKELDSRERRQLMP; this comes from the coding sequence ATGATTCTGGCGTTCAATAAACCTTACGGTGTTCTCTCCCAATTTACGAAGGAGGCTCCCCACCACCGGACACTGGCCGAATTCGGTTTTCCTCCCGGCGTGTATCCTGTCGGAAGGCTGGATGCGGATTCGGAAGGGCTGCTTCTTCTATCCGATGAGAAGGGCTTGGCGGACCGTCTCCTGAACCCCTCCGGCAGACATCCCAGAACCTATTGGAGCCAGGTGGAAGGCACTCCTTCCGAAACGGACCTGCGCCCGCTGGAACTCGGTGGCCTCCGCATCCGCGGGCACTGCACGCTGCCTTGCCGGGCACGCCTCATGCGCAGGGAGCCTGACGTGCCGCCCCGCATCCCTCCCGTCCGCTACCGCGCCTCCATTCCCACTTCATGGCTGGAATTGACGCTGGTGGAAGGGAAAAACCGCCAGGTGCGGCGCATGACCGCCGCCATCGGCTTTCCCACGCTCCGGCTTCTGCGCGCCAGAATCGGAAATTTCTCCTTGTCGGGACTGAAACCCGGCGCATGGAAAGAGCTGGATTCCCGCGAGCGGAGGCAGCTCATGCCGTAA